The following DNA comes from Acidobacteriota bacterium.
GCGAGCTTTCCCGCTTGAGCACCCGTCTCGACGAGGTCCGGGGCGAGGTGCGGGCCGCCGGCCACGCGGAGATCGCCACCATCCTCGACGAGGCCGCCGAGCGCCTTGCGGCCTTCGATGTCAAGGAGTTCCGGCGCCGGGTGCAGCACGCGGTCAGCCGCCTGGGGCACGTCAAGGACGAAGGGCCTCGCCCCCTTGCGCCCCGGCTGCCCTCCCGCCTGCGTCGTTGACCGTCGCCGGGCGTGCGTCGGCCGGTGGGCTCGGTCCCCCCGTTCGGGTTCCTTTCGCCGGGATTTGACCTGGCCGGTCCCGGAGCCGACATTCCCGGCGAAGGGCGAGACCATGCTGACCGGATTCAATACCGATGTGAACTTCGACGGCGTGACCTATCACGTGCAGAGCGAGGACCGTGGACTCGACAACCCGATCCTCGACAGTCTCGTCTATTGTGGCGGTCAGATCCTCCACCAGGAGAAGACGAGCTACCGGGATCTGCTCGACCAGGGTCTCGAAGGCCACGAACTGGACCGGGCCCTGGCCCGTCGCCTGGAAGCTCAGCACCGTGACCTGGTCAGGCGGGCGCGGCACGGCGGCTTCGTGCCCGGCGGTCCCCCGACCCTGGCCGATGTGTTCGGCGACCTGGAAGACGGCCTGCTCGGCGGTGATCTGAGCGCCGATGTGATCATGCCCCTCGAGTTGAGTTGGAAGCCGGACGAGGCCTGCCGTTTTGGCCTGAGCGGCACCCTCTCCATCGTCGGCCCTGCGGGAGAAGCGGCCCCCGGCGTGGAGGTCTCGGCTCGCCTGGTGTCGCCGGGGTTCGATCCGGCCCGGCTCTTCGAGGGGCACGCGGGTGCCAGCGGAGAGATCACCATCGCCCTGGCGCTGCCACCCATGCGCCCGGCGGCGATCGTCTTCTCGGCCCAGTCGGCCGCCGGTGCGGGGCGGTTGCGGATCGACCTGGAAGCCGAAGGGGTCAGCGACCCCCGCCCCGGGCACGCATCGCCTGCTGAATCTCCCGCTCCTGTATCTTCTTCTTGATCGCGTCCCGCTTCTCGTGTTTGGCTCGACCCCGGGCCAGGGCGATCTCCACCTTGATCCACGAACCCTCGATGTAGAAGCGTAGGGGGATCAGCGTGAAACCGCTGCGCTCGGTCTTGCCCAGCAGGCGGGCGATCTCATGGCGGTGCAGCAGGAGCTTGCGCACCCGTTCGGGCTCGTGGTTGCTGTGGGTGGCGTGGGAGTAGGGGGCGATGTGGCAGTCGTGGAGCCACACCTCGCCGTCTTTCACCCGGGCGTAGGCGTCCTTGATCTGGATCCGCCCCTCGCGGCAGGATTTGACCTCGGTGCCTTCGAGGGCGATGCCGGCCTCGTAGGTCTCGATGATCTCGAAGTCCCGGCGGGCCTGGCGATGGACGGCCAGGTTCCGGTAGCGCTGGCCGCCGTCCCTCTTGCTCTTTCCCACACTCTCGCCCTTTCCTCGCCAGCATAGCGGCTACCCGCCCGGGCGGCCAAGCCCCGCTCTTGCTGCGTGGGTCGCTGCACTCGAGCCGAAGTCTAAGGGCAGGCGTCAGGGTTGGTGTTGGCGCGGGCTGTGCCGTCGCTGTGGCGACCCCAGGGGCCGGTGGCGGGGCAGACCCGGTTGAAGGCGCGGACCAGGTAGAAGAAGCCGTCGGCGGGGGGGGGAGTCTCGGCGTCCTCGAATCGGGTGTCGCTGCGGTCGGCGTCGCGGTGGTTCTGGCAGGCGCCGTAGTCGTCGCCCGCGAGCTGGCTCAGCAGCCCCCGTGAGACATCGTAGAGGTCGCCGAAGGGAGCCGGCTGCCAGGTCATCACCGTGGGAGAGGATCCTTCCAGGTGCACGCCGGCCACCTCTTCGGGGACGCCCCCGCTACTGTCGCTGGGGGCGCAGTCGGCGGCGTCCGCCTGGCCGTCGCCGTCGTAGTCGTCCTGGCAGGCATCGCCCACCAGGTCACCGTCGCCGTCCGCCTGGTCGGCGTTGGCCACCAGGGGGCAGTTGTCGGCGAGCTGGGTGATGCCGTCACCGTCCATGTCCACCGGACTGACCACCCAGACCGAGGAGACGCGAGTACCGCCGGTCACCGAGGAAGCCAGAACCATGTCGGCGATGCCGTCGGCGTTGATGTCGACCGGGGATTCGAAATGGAGAGCCCCGTCCTCGTCGGGGCCGTAAATGTGAACATCCTCGTCCGGATCCCCGATCTGGTTCTCTCCAGGAAAAGAAAACGGCCCGAAGTAGACCGACGCCTCTCCCGAGCCAACAAGCGCATTGTCCTGTCCGTCGGCGGCGCTTGCGCTGAGGCAGATGTCATCTGCGCCGTCGCCGTTGATGTCCCCCAGTTGGACCTCGCCCGCTTGATCTTCGGCTTCCTGTCCATAAACCACGTAGTCGGTGTCCGTCAGGAGGTCTGCCGTTGCCGGCCAAGTCGCGCCGGGTTCGTATATGCGTGCCTCTCCCGTGTAGGGTTGCCCGTTGTCGGGTCCATCCGCATTGACAGCCCCACAGAAGATCTCCGGCATTCCGTCCGCGTCGAGGTCTCCCGTGGCCAAGTGGTCCGGGTTGCAGATTCGGTCAAGAGCGTCCGGGCCGTAGACCGTCAGATCGGAGTCGACAAGGCGCAGCTCGATTTCCGGTGGCCAATTCGGCCTGCCTCGGAAGACGTAGAGATCGCCCGTCCGATCTCTGGTGTTACCTGGGCCGTCCGCGCCGCTGGCCGA
Coding sequences within:
- the smpB gene encoding SsrA-binding protein SmpB — encoded protein: MGKSKRDGGQRYRNLAVHRQARRDFEIIETYEAGIALEGTEVKSCREGRIQIKDAYARVKDGEVWLHDCHIAPYSHATHSNHEPERVRKLLLHRHEIARLLGKTERSGFTLIPLRFYIEGSWIKVEIALARGRAKHEKRDAIKKKIQEREIQQAMRARGGGR
- a CDS encoding thrombospondin type 3 repeat-containing protein produces the protein MSGSSVAAKALRIYALAALGTATGVLGSATAQAPIVIDLATDTDSLRIDSTEVNDELGREAVACDLNGDGIQDLVIGAPGASGVTNERWQAGEVSVIYGRRGRWAGVFPVETLHDLWIIGEGGYDDLGEGLGCGDLDGDGTDDLILGAPLADAEGNLKDAAGQAHIIFGDPALSGTIDLFYDPGTVIYGARADDRCGDEAIPTGDVNGDGLVDLVLSRNRSHGKQQFLLFTGRFDILFGRSTWPAVIDLTSDSDVTVWGKEQSDFMGINMGAADLDQDGTVDIIASASGADGPGNTRDRTGDLYVFRGRPNWPPEIELRLVDSDLTVYGPDALDRICNPDHLATGDLDADGMPEIFCGAVNADGPDNGQPYTGEARIYEPGATWPATADLLTDTDYVVYGQEAEDQAGEVQLGDINGDGADDICLSASAADGQDNALVGSGEASVYFGPFSFPGENQIGDPDEDVHIYGPDEDGALHFESPVDINADGIADMVLASSVTGGTRVSSVWVVSPVDMDGDGITQLADNCPLVANADQADGDGDLVGDACQDDYDGDGQADAADCAPSDSSGGVPEEVAGVHLEGSSPTVMTWQPAPFGDLYDVSRGLLSQLAGDDYGACQNHRDADRSDTRFEDAETPPPADGFFYLVRAFNRVCPATGPWGRHSDGTARANTNPDACP